The Proteus vulgaris genome has a segment encoding these proteins:
- the hypE gene encoding hydrogenase formation protein, producing the protein MKQPDEITLAQGNGGQGMQQLIEGLFLKAFDNPLLNEKEDQARIALNELTTLGDRLAFSTDSYVIDPIIFPGGNIGKLSVCGTANDLSVGGAVPRYLSCGFILEEGLPFETLEVLVFAMAKAASQAGIQIVTGDTKVVPRGAADKIFINTAGIGVIPTAVNWAASNIKAGDKILVSGTIGDHGATILNLRENLGLEADLQSDCAVLEPMIAPLRQITGIRALRDATRGGVTAILHEFAQASGCGMNVHESKLPMKQAVRGVCELLGLEALNFANEGKIVLVVSPDAEAQVLEALHQHTLGKEACTIGEVTEDNYIRLTGIFGTSRILDLPYNEPLPRIC; encoded by the coding sequence ATGAAACAACCTGATGAAATCACTTTAGCCCAAGGAAATGGTGGGCAAGGTATGCAACAATTGATCGAAGGCTTATTTTTAAAAGCATTCGATAATCCATTATTAAATGAAAAAGAAGATCAAGCACGGATCGCATTAAATGAGTTAACGACGCTTGGCGATCGTCTTGCTTTTAGCACAGATAGTTATGTGATTGATCCGATCATTTTTCCTGGCGGGAATATTGGTAAATTATCTGTTTGTGGTACGGCTAATGATCTTTCTGTTGGTGGTGCTGTGCCTCGTTATCTTTCATGTGGTTTTATTCTCGAAGAAGGGCTTCCATTTGAAACCCTTGAAGTGCTTGTATTCGCGATGGCAAAAGCTGCTTCACAAGCGGGAATACAAATTGTCACGGGAGATACTAAAGTAGTTCCTCGTGGTGCGGCGGATAAGATTTTTATCAATACTGCGGGTATTGGCGTTATTCCAACAGCAGTTAATTGGGCTGCAAGCAATATCAAAGCGGGCGATAAGATCTTAGTGAGCGGTACTATTGGCGATCACGGCGCAACAATCCTAAATCTGCGTGAAAATTTAGGACTAGAAGCGGATCTACAAAGTGATTGTGCTGTTCTTGAGCCAATGATTGCGCCTTTACGCCAAATTACAGGTATTCGTGCCTTACGTGATGCAACCCGAGGTGGCGTGACTGCTATTTTGCATGAATTTGCTCAAGCTAGCGGTTGTGGCATGAATGTGCATGAAAGTAAATTACCAATGAAACAAGCTGTTCGTGGTGTGTGTGAATTATTAGGGCTTGAAGCACTGAATTTTGCTAATGAAGGTAAAATTGTTTTAGTGGTATCGCCTGACGCTGAAGCACAAGTCCTTGAGGCTTTACATCAACATACTTTAGGGAAAGAGGCTTGTACTATTGGTGAAGTTACCGAGGATAATTATATTCGGTTAACGGGAATTTTCGGGACTAGCCGTATCCTTGACTTACCATATAACGAGCCATTACCACGTATTTGCTAA
- the yedE gene encoding putative inner membrane protein, whose amino-acid sequence MSWSEFKSQYLIRFWKPLPAVIAAGILSTYYFGLTGTFWAVTGEFTRWGGHVMQWFGAHPEEWGYFKIIGLEGTPLTRIDGVMIIGMFGGCIMAALWANNVKLRHPQHKIRIIQAVLGGIIAGFGARLAMGCNLAAFFTGIPQFSLHAWFFAVATAIGSYFGAKLSLMPLFRIPVKLQKVSQASPITQDKQRAKRRFRLGMVIFFAMIAWSFIILFDSPKLGFAMLGGIGFGILIERAQICFTSAFRDLWITGRTHMAKAIIIGMAVSAVGIFSYVQLGAAPKIMWAGPNAVIGGLLFGFGIVLAGGCETGWMYRAVEGQIHFWWVGLGNVIGSTLLAYYWDDFASVIATDYDKINLLDTFGPVGGLGVTYLMLGVSFILLLWWEKHFFRKKAQQAQSISTQVNKEIA is encoded by the coding sequence ATGTCTTGGTCAGAATTTAAATCTCAATACCTGATCCGTTTTTGGAAGCCTCTTCCAGCGGTGATTGCGGCAGGTATCTTATCAACTTACTACTTTGGTTTAACCGGCACGTTCTGGGCTGTCACGGGAGAATTTACTCGTTGGGGCGGTCACGTAATGCAATGGTTTGGTGCTCACCCTGAAGAATGGGGTTATTTTAAAATTATCGGTCTTGAAGGTACGCCATTAACGCGTATTGACGGTGTGATGATTATTGGCATGTTTGGAGGTTGTATTATGGCTGCGCTTTGGGCCAACAACGTCAAACTTCGCCATCCTCAGCATAAAATTCGTATTATTCAGGCAGTGCTTGGGGGGATTATTGCGGGTTTTGGTGCACGTTTAGCGATGGGCTGTAACCTCGCTGCTTTCTTTACGGGGATCCCCCAGTTTTCTTTACATGCTTGGTTTTTTGCGGTTGCAACAGCGATTGGCTCTTATTTTGGTGCCAAACTTTCACTGATGCCTCTGTTTCGTATTCCTGTAAAACTACAAAAAGTCAGTCAAGCTTCACCGATTACTCAAGATAAACAGCGTGCAAAACGTCGCTTTAGATTGGGAATGGTTATCTTTTTTGCCATGATTGCGTGGTCTTTCATTATTCTCTTTGATTCACCCAAACTGGGCTTTGCGATGTTAGGCGGTATTGGTTTTGGTATTTTAATCGAACGAGCGCAAATCTGTTTTACCTCTGCCTTTCGTGATTTATGGATAACAGGCAGAACTCATATGGCAAAAGCGATTATCATTGGTATGGCGGTGAGTGCGGTTGGGATCTTCAGCTATGTCCAATTAGGTGCTGCGCCTAAAATTATGTGGGCAGGGCCGAATGCTGTCATTGGCGGTTTACTCTTTGGTTTCGGTATTGTACTTGCGGGTGGGTGTGAAACAGGCTGGATGTATCGCGCTGTAGAAGGTCAAATTCACTTTTGGTGGGTTGGATTGGGTAACGTTATCGGCTCGACATTATTGGCTTACTACTGGGATGATTTTGCCTCAGTGATCGCGACTGATTATGACAAGATTAACTTACTCGACACCTTTGGTCCAGTGGGAGGATTAGGTGTGACATATCTGATGCTTGGTGTGTCATTTATATTATTACTTTGGTGGGAAAAACACTTTTTCCGTAAAAAGGCGCAACAAGCACAATCTATTTCAACACAAGTTAATAAGGAAATCGCATGA
- the sirA_2 gene encoding sulfurtransferase (tRNA 2-thiouridine synthesizing protein A) — protein MSQKDTIIPDYRLDMVGEPCPYPAVATLEAMPSLKKGEILEVVSDCPQSINNIPLDAKNYGYTVLDIQQDGPTIRYLIQK, from the coding sequence ATGAGTCAGAAAGACACCATTATTCCTGATTATCGTCTAGATATGGTTGGTGAACCTTGTCCTTATCCTGCGGTAGCAACGCTTGAAGCTATGCCATCACTGAAAAAAGGCGAAATTTTAGAGGTAGTAAGTGATTGCCCTCAATCCATTAACAATATTCCGCTTGATGCGAAAAATTATGGTTATACCGTGTTAGATATCCAACAAGATGGCCCGACAATTCGGTATTTAATTCAAAAATAA
- the rdgC gene encoding recombination associated protein RdgC — translation MLWFKNILVYRLNKEIALSMDELEQQLASLAFTPCSSQDMTKTGWVSPMGDRGEALIHVAGKHVMICARKEDKILPATVIKNALQEKVEKLEGEQGRKLKKTEKATLKDEVVHTLLPRAFSKFSQTFIWLDLEKQLVIVDSGSAKRAEDNLALLRKTLGSLPVVPLNFNESVELKMTEWVRSGELPAGFTLMDEAELKAVLEEGGVIRCKKQELVSDEIATHIEAGKVVTKLSVDWEDRLQFMLCDDGSIKRIKFSETLREQNDDIDKADFAQRFDADFVLMTGELSALIERVTEVLGGEAE, via the coding sequence ATGCTGTGGTTTAAAAATATTTTGGTCTATCGCTTAAATAAAGAGATAGCACTGTCAATGGATGAGTTAGAACAACAGCTTGCTTCATTGGCATTCACACCTTGCAGTAGCCAAGACATGACCAAAACAGGTTGGGTTTCACCTATGGGGGATCGTGGTGAAGCGCTTATTCATGTAGCTGGCAAGCACGTGATGATATGCGCGCGAAAAGAAGATAAAATCTTACCTGCAACAGTGATTAAAAACGCCTTACAAGAGAAAGTTGAAAAGCTTGAAGGTGAACAAGGCCGTAAGCTGAAAAAAACAGAGAAAGCCACCTTAAAAGATGAAGTGGTACATACCCTGCTTCCTCGTGCATTTAGTAAATTCTCACAAACTTTTATTTGGCTAGATTTAGAAAAACAATTAGTCATTGTTGATTCTGGCAGTGCAAAACGCGCTGAAGATAACTTAGCTTTGTTGCGCAAAACGTTAGGTTCATTACCTGTTGTTCCACTGAACTTTAATGAATCCGTTGAATTAAAAATGACAGAGTGGGTACGCTCCGGAGAACTCCCGGCTGGCTTTACCTTAATGGATGAAGCGGAGCTAAAAGCCGTGCTGGAAGAAGGTGGTGTGATCCGTTGTAAAAAACAAGAATTAGTCTCTGATGAAATTGCGACTCATATTGAAGCAGGTAAAGTTGTCACCAAGCTTTCCGTGGACTGGGAAGATCGCCTACAATTTATGCTTTGTGATGATGGCTCAATAAAACGGATCAAATTCAGTGAAACATTACGAGAACAAAATGATGATATTGATAAAGCTGATTTTGCTCAACGTTTTGATGCCGACTTTGTTTTAATGACGGGGGAGTTAAGCGCACTCATTGAACGCGTGACAGAAGTGCTCGGTGGCGAAGCAGAATAA
- a CDS encoding outer membrane protein translates to MGILIMKSLKPLAALVGLLVLSGSANAVNVYNDKGTRFDVNGQFRLKTQVTSQNHEMKMNDDGSRIGFFGSHELTNDIKVFGKLEWGSDTQKTNSDNPKSNFEMYNRVRLCGFLSP, encoded by the coding sequence ATGGGTATTTTAATCATGAAAAGCTTGAAGCCTCTAGCAGCACTGGTTGGTTTGTTGGTTCTTTCTGGATCGGCAAACGCAGTAAACGTGTATAACGATAAAGGTACACGTTTTGATGTAAACGGTCAGTTCCGTTTAAAAACACAAGTGACTAGCCAAAATCATGAAATGAAAATGAATGATGACGGTAGCCGTATCGGTTTCTTTGGTTCACACGAACTGACTAACGATATCAAAGTATTTGGTAAATTAGAGTGGGGGTCAGACACTCAAAAAACGAACAGTGACAACCCTAAATCAAACTTTGAAATGTACAACCGTGTTAGGTTATGTGGGTTTCTCTCACCGTGA
- a CDS encoding outer membrane protein: MGFSHRDYGQIQFGRTYIPIDWVKKSSYGYGNTGVFYFSDVLGRAVGYSNGYADGKGVGKNNFMTRLPQTIFIETNRYEGFKLAGTVTGKTGDDNTRTTGDITRAYSLVGFYKSTFGLEFDAGYSAAKGEATHSSKSTVQGKTPENSILAFGAEYFFPGREFLYWFRLWSISW, from the coding sequence GTGGGTTTCTCTCACCGTGATTATGGACAAATCCAATTTGGTCGTACATATATTCCGATCGATTGGGTGAAAAAATCAAGCTACGGCTATGGTAACACAGGTGTGTTCTATTTTAGTGATGTATTAGGTCGTGCTGTAGGTTATAGCAATGGTTATGCTGATGGTAAAGGTGTTGGTAAAAACAACTTTATGACCCGTTTACCACAAACTATCTTTATTGAAACTAACCGTTACGAAGGTTTCAAATTAGCGGGTACCGTTACAGGTAAAACGGGTGATGATAATACTCGTACTACTGGTGATATCACTCGTGCTTACTCATTAGTTGGTTTCTATAAATCAACCTTCGGTTTAGAATTTGATGCGGGTTACTCTGCGGCTAAAGGTGAAGCGACTCATAGCAGTAAGAGCACAGTTCAAGGAAAAACACCTGAAAACAGTATATTAGCATTTGGCGCTGAATACTTCTTCCCAGGCCGTGAGTTTCTCTATTGGTTTAGACTATGGTCAATCTCGTGGTAA
- a CDS encoding outer membrane protein, with amino-acid sequence MSFSIGLDYGQSRGKNSGLTLASNATSKDYKWNSVKGDWKADLYGVGVKWHWDRIESGMYAGYYLRDGDANTFNYKKETYTVGVDKRFAVSKYNNLRLFAEMAYDDARSDNEAYKDTKQYIFETGMRLYF; translated from the coding sequence GTGAGTTTCTCTATTGGTTTAGACTATGGTCAATCTCGTGGTAAAAATTCAGGTTTAACTTTAGCAAGTAATGCAACTTCAAAAGATTATAAATGGAACTCTGTTAAAGGCGATTGGAAAGCTGATTTGTACGGTGTTGGTGTGAAATGGCACTGGGATCGTATCGAAAGTGGTATGTATGCGGGTTACTATTTGCGTGATGGTGATGCTAACACGTTCAACTACAAAAAAGAAACCTATACTGTGGGTGTAGATAAACGTTTTGCGGTATCTAAATACAACAACTTACGTTTATTCGCTGAAATGGCATATGATGATGCACGCAGTGACAATGAAGCATATAAAGACACTAAACAATATATCTTCGAAACGGGTATGCGTCTGTATTTCTAG
- the cpdB gene encoding bifunctional 2',3'-cyclic nucleotide 2'-phosphodiesterase/3'-nucleotidase periplasmic protein codes for MVKNVLKISTLAMFVAFNVNAATVDLRIMETSDVHSNLIDFDYFKDKPTEQFGYVRTANLIKAAKAEATNAILVDNGDLIQGSPLADYQAAKGLEKGESHPAHQLMNTMGYTVGNFGNHEFNYGLDYLKKAIAGAKFPYINANVMDAKTGKNYFTPYIIVDTPVKDRDGKEHTIKIGYIGFVPPQILIWDKANLDGKVVVNDITETAKKFVPQMKKEGADLIVAIPHSGFASEPYKAMAENSVYYLSEVEGINAIMFGHAHGVFPSKEFEGIKGVDVAKGTVNGVPAVMPGQWGDHLGVVDMVINNDSGKWVMTQATGEARPIFDKANKKALVERDAELAQIIEKAHQGTRDFVGKHIGKASANMYSFLALVQSDPTVQIVNDAQVDYTKHFIQGDPNLDGLPVLGAAAPFKAGGRKNAPADFVEVEKGDLTFRNAADLYLYPNTLVVVKATGADVVEWLECSAGMWNQVDPNSTKPQYLINWDGFRTYNFDTISGVNYKVDLTQPAKYDVDCQVVNKDANRIKEVTYEGKPIDPKATFLIATNNYRGYGGKFAGTGEANIAFASPDENRAILASYIAKQTKENGEVATKAANNWSFLPIKTDKQLDVRFETSPSEKAANFIKDFAQYPMTFVGNDDIGFAIYKIDLTEKK; via the coding sequence ATGGTTAAGAATGTGTTGAAAATTTCAACATTAGCAATGTTTGTTGCATTCAACGTGAATGCTGCGACAGTCGATCTTCGTATTATGGAGACGTCTGATGTTCACAGTAACTTAATCGACTTTGATTACTTCAAAGACAAACCAACAGAACAGTTTGGTTATGTCCGTACAGCTAATTTAATTAAAGCAGCAAAAGCTGAAGCAACCAATGCGATTTTAGTTGATAACGGCGACTTGATCCAAGGTAGCCCGCTGGCTGACTACCAAGCAGCTAAAGGTTTAGAAAAAGGCGAATCTCATCCAGCCCATCAGCTGATGAACACCATGGGCTACACCGTAGGTAACTTTGGTAACCATGAATTTAACTATGGTTTAGATTACCTGAAAAAAGCCATTGCGGGTGCTAAATTCCCTTACATCAACGCCAACGTGATGGATGCGAAAACAGGCAAAAACTATTTCACACCTTATATCATTGTTGATACACCAGTAAAAGATCGTGATGGTAAAGAACACACTATCAAGATTGGTTATATCGGCTTCGTACCACCACAGATCTTAATCTGGGATAAAGCCAATCTGGATGGTAAGGTCGTTGTAAATGATATTACAGAAACAGCGAAAAAATTCGTCCCTCAAATGAAAAAAGAGGGTGCTGACCTGATTGTGGCTATTCCTCACTCTGGTTTCGCGTCAGAGCCGTACAAAGCAATGGCTGAGAACTCAGTTTATTATTTAAGTGAAGTTGAAGGCATTAATGCAATCATGTTTGGTCACGCTCATGGCGTATTTCCAAGCAAAGAATTTGAAGGCATTAAAGGTGTTGATGTTGCTAAAGGCACTGTAAACGGCGTTCCTGCGGTTATGCCAGGCCAATGGGGTGATCACTTAGGTGTCGTTGATATGGTTATCAACAACGACAGCGGTAAGTGGGTGATGACACAAGCAACAGGTGAAGCACGTCCTATCTTTGATAAAGCAAATAAAAAAGCCTTAGTTGAACGTGATGCTGAATTAGCGCAAATCATCGAAAAAGCACACCAAGGTACCCGTGATTTCGTGGGTAAACACATTGGTAAAGCTTCTGCCAATATGTACAGCTTCTTAGCATTAGTACAAAGCGATCCAACGGTACAAATCGTTAATGATGCACAAGTTGATTACACCAAACACTTTATTCAAGGTGATCCGAACTTAGACGGTTTACCTGTATTAGGTGCAGCCGCGCCGTTTAAAGCGGGTGGTCGTAAAAATGCACCAGCAGACTTCGTAGAAGTTGAAAAAGGTGATTTAACATTCCGTAACGCTGCAGATTTATATCTGTATCCAAACACATTAGTGGTTGTTAAAGCGACCGGTGCGGATGTTGTTGAGTGGTTAGAATGTTCAGCGGGTATGTGGAATCAAGTTGATCCTAATTCAACTAAACCACAATATTTAATCAACTGGGATGGTTTCCGTACTTATAACTTCGACACTATCAGCGGTGTGAACTATAAAGTTGACTTAACTCAACCGGCGAAATATGACGTTGATTGTCAAGTTGTTAATAAAGATGCGAATCGTATTAAAGAAGTGACTTACGAAGGCAAACCAATCGATCCTAAAGCAACATTCCTGATTGCAACAAATAACTACCGTGGATACGGTGGTAAATTTGCGGGTACAGGTGAAGCGAATATTGCGTTTGCATCCCCAGATGAAAACCGTGCAATCTTAGCGTCTTATATTGCTAAGCAAACAAAAGAGAATGGCGAAGTGGCAACAAAAGCCGCTAATAATTGGTCTTTCTTACCGATTAAGACAGATAAACAATTAGATGTTCGCTTTGAAACGTCACCTAGTGAAAAAGCGGCTAACTTTATTAAAGATTTTGCTCAGTATCCAATGACCTTTGTGGGAAATGATGACATCGGTTTTGCTATTTACAAAATTGATTTAACTGAGAAGAAATAA
- a CDS encoding lipoprotein → MRFMKLLPAAFALVLAGCATQAPEITEPLKPQAKLVEGVSCILPDAPTAPYDYIASHDRYGQNSTASTDYFKLAINYSPAFCDYKSNNIKRLNNDNEKDRAKREYDKFEIQCFSDNKFGWIVHGLWAETCDGKSWEDCRDWKDIRKHPRLCKGDLPPLEYSAIKPYLCDSPGIDLLQGEWEKHGVCAFDTPDAFFGKQKELYEALVLPEGRPSNSALIKFLKENNPSLKDKEIQINRDEFYICYSKDFEVIDCPKREF, encoded by the coding sequence ATGCGCTTTATGAAGCTATTACCTGCTGCTTTTGCTTTAGTATTAGCAGGATGTGCAACGCAAGCACCTGAAATTACAGAACCATTAAAACCTCAAGCTAAATTAGTTGAAGGCGTATCTTGTATTCTACCTGATGCTCCAACAGCACCTTACGACTACATTGCTTCTCATGATCGCTATGGTCAAAACAGCACAGCATCAACAGATTACTTTAAGTTAGCAATTAACTACTCACCGGCTTTTTGTGATTATAAAAGTAATAATATTAAGCGTTTAAATAACGACAATGAAAAAGATCGTGCAAAACGTGAGTACGATAAATTTGAAATCCAATGTTTCTCAGATAATAAATTTGGTTGGATTGTTCATGGGCTGTGGGCTGAAACCTGTGATGGTAAATCGTGGGAAGACTGCCGTGATTGGAAAGACATACGCAAGCATCCTCGTTTATGTAAAGGCGATTTACCACCTTTAGAATACTCTGCTATCAAACCTTATCTGTGCGATTCTCCGGGTATCGATCTGTTACAAGGTGAATGGGAAAAACATGGTGTTTGTGCGTTTGATACACCAGATGCATTCTTTGGTAAACAAAAAGAGTTGTATGAAGCGTTAGTATTACCAGAGGGCCGTCCTTCAAATAGTGCATTGATTAAGTTCTTAAAAGAAAACAATCCATCACTGAAGGATAAAGAAATTCAAATTAATCGAGATGAATTCTATATCTGTTATAGCAAAGATTTCGAAGTCATTGATTGTCCGAAACGTGAATTTTGA
- the yhcR gene encoding secreted 5'-nucleotidase: MKHKYKLVALAVSSVLLAGCAKNYDEANVVDVRVIAMNDFHGALKAPGPNKPGGIEHMATLIKEMKKDNPNNIVVAAGDMVGASPLLSSMFHDEPSIEALSLAGLEATSVGNHEFDKGMGELLRKQNGGCHPVTGCQGPTEFKGADFQYLAANVIVNETGKTLFPEYVIKEFNGIPVAFIGLTLEGTAAIVTPKGTEGLSFHNEAKTINALVPQLKAKGVQAIGVLIHEGAAQRRDGGPVNINACNGITGKVLGVVEQLDPAIDFVVTGHTHQAYNCTINGKSVTSAQSNGAMLTRIDLKLDKTTKDVVDIEARNIWVDNRKYEKDPAVTKLLEAYEKIATPLANRIIGKLEGNLNKQTNDAGESALGQVIADAHLYTAKPKDMGGAQIAFMNSGGIRADMTGGDVSYNAIYTVQPFSNVLLTQTLTGEQIKRLLEQQWDRSRPQVLAVSGNFQYTWDSKASNGNRVIVESMKIDGKPVDMKASYRVVANEYLATGGSNFSVLKEGKDPVYSVPDVDAVVKYFAEQSPIAQPKANNITRK; encoded by the coding sequence ATGAAGCATAAATATAAACTCGTTGCACTTGCAGTAAGCTCTGTCTTATTAGCTGGTTGTGCAAAGAACTACGACGAAGCTAATGTTGTTGATGTGCGTGTTATCGCAATGAACGACTTCCATGGTGCGCTAAAAGCGCCAGGTCCAAACAAACCTGGTGGCATTGAGCACATGGCTACGTTAATTAAAGAAATGAAGAAAGATAACCCGAACAACATCGTTGTTGCGGCTGGTGATATGGTTGGTGCAAGCCCACTGTTATCTTCAATGTTCCATGATGAGCCTTCAATCGAAGCATTATCATTAGCAGGCTTAGAAGCAACTTCAGTGGGTAACCACGAATTTGATAAAGGCATGGGCGAGTTACTGCGTAAACAAAACGGTGGTTGTCACCCAGTAACGGGTTGCCAAGGCCCAACTGAGTTTAAAGGCGCAGATTTCCAATACTTAGCGGCTAACGTTATTGTTAACGAAACGGGCAAAACATTATTCCCAGAATACGTTATTAAAGAATTCAACGGTATTCCTGTTGCCTTCATCGGTTTAACTTTAGAAGGTACTGCAGCTATCGTAACCCCTAAAGGAACCGAAGGCTTAAGCTTCCACAATGAAGCAAAAACAATTAACGCACTAGTACCTCAGTTAAAAGCCAAAGGCGTTCAAGCAATTGGTGTTCTGATCCACGAAGGTGCAGCACAGCGTCGTGATGGTGGTCCAGTTAATATCAACGCATGTAATGGTATTACAGGTAAAGTACTGGGTGTTGTTGAACAATTAGATCCAGCTATCGACTTCGTTGTTACTGGTCATACTCACCAAGCTTATAACTGTACTATCAACGGTAAATCAGTGACATCGGCACAGTCTAATGGTGCAATGTTAACGCGTATCGACTTGAAATTAGATAAAACAACGAAAGATGTTGTTGATATCGAAGCTCGTAACATTTGGGTTGATAACCGTAAATATGAAAAAGATCCTGCAGTGACTAAACTGTTAGAAGCTTACGAAAAAATTGCTACCCCATTAGCTAACCGTATTATCGGTAAGTTAGAAGGTAACCTGAACAAGCAAACGAATGACGCGGGTGAATCTGCACTGGGTCAAGTGATTGCGGATGCGCATTTATATACTGCAAAACCAAAAGATATGGGTGGCGCACAAATCGCATTTATGAACAGCGGTGGTATTCGTGCTGATATGACTGGTGGTGACGTTTCTTATAACGCAATCTACACTGTACAGCCATTCTCTAACGTACTGTTAACTCAAACGTTAACGGGTGAACAAATCAAACGCCTATTAGAACAACAATGGGATCGTTCACGTCCACAAGTGTTAGCTGTTTCAGGCAACTTCCAATATACATGGGATAGCAAAGCCTCTAATGGTAACCGTGTTATCGTCGAATCCATGAAAATTGATGGCAAACCAGTGGATATGAAAGCCTCTTACCGTGTTGTGGCTAACGAATACTTAGCAACAGGTGGTAGTAATTTCTCTGTACTGAAAGAAGGTAAAGATCCAGTTTACAGCGTGCCAGATGTTGATGCAGTCGTGAAATACTTTGCTGAGCAGTCTCCAATTGCTCAACCAAAAGCAAACAACATCACACGTAAATAA
- a CDS encoding Nitroreductase family: MSNAFTDLMKKRRTIYHLGNQLPISEDRVTAIIKEAVKESPTAFNSQTSRVVVLFGEQHQKLWDIVKNTLKKLVPAEAFSATEAKINSFAAGAGSILYFEDTDIVKGLQEQFPLYADNFPVWSEQASGMAQLSVWTALAAENVGASLQHYNPIIDDEVHATWDLPKTWKLRAQMVFGSIEQEAGEKNYIEDDARFKIFK, encoded by the coding sequence ATGTCTAACGCATTTACTGATTTAATGAAAAAACGTAGAACAATTTATCATTTAGGTAATCAACTTCCAATTAGCGAAGACAGAGTCACTGCGATTATCAAAGAAGCGGTTAAAGAAAGCCCAACAGCATTTAACTCACAAACATCGCGTGTTGTTGTTCTGTTTGGTGAACAACATCAAAAACTGTGGGATATCGTTAAAAACACACTGAAAAAATTAGTTCCAGCAGAAGCATTTAGTGCTACTGAAGCAAAAATTAATAGCTTCGCTGCAGGTGCGGGTTCAATTCTGTATTTTGAAGACACCGATATCGTAAAAGGTCTTCAAGAGCAATTCCCACTGTATGCGGATAACTTCCCTGTATGGTCAGAACAAGCAAGTGGTATGGCACAACTTTCTGTTTGGACTGCATTAGCAGCAGAGAACGTAGGTGCTTCATTACAACACTACAACCCAATTATTGATGACGAAGTTCATGCAACTTGGGATCTGCCAAAAACATGGAAATTAAGAGCGCAAATGGTCTTTGGTTCAATCGAACAAGAGGCCGGCGAGAAGAATTATATTGAAGATGACGCTCGCTTTAAAATCTTCAAATAA